From Microcystis aeruginosa NIES-2549, a single genomic window includes:
- the ilvA gene encoding threonine ammonia-lyase, biosynthetic, producing MYCDYLVQILTARVYDVAQETPLEFAPNLSQRLHNQLLLKREDMQSVFSFKLRGAYNKMAYLSRDLLQKGVIAASAGNHAQGVALGARQLGTQAIIVMPVTTPQVKIDAVKARGGIVVLHGDTYDDSYTYARQLEAEKGLTFIHPFDDPEVIAGQGTIGMEILRQYQQPIEAIFVAIGGGGLISGIAAYVKRLRPEIKIIGVEPVDSDAMNQSLKAGYRVRLSQVGLFADGVAVREVGEETFRLCQQYVDEIILVDTDDICAAIKDVFQDTRSILEPAGALAVAGAKAYVEREGIEDKTLVAVACGANMNFDRLRFVAERAELGERREALYAVTIPEQPGSLRRFCECVGKRNLTEFSYRIADEKEAHIFVGAQIENRSDAKKLAESFEACGFKTLDISDDELTKLHLRHMVGGRSHLADYELFYRFEFPERPGALMKFVASMSPHWNISVFHYRNNGADYGRIVVGIQVPPDEMNQWQAFLDTLGYRYWDESQNPAYQLFLG from the coding sequence ATGTACTGCGATTACCTGGTTCAAATCCTCACCGCACGCGTCTACGATGTCGCCCAAGAAACCCCCTTGGAATTTGCCCCCAATCTCTCCCAACGCTTGCACAATCAGCTGTTACTCAAGCGTGAGGATATGCAGTCAGTTTTCTCTTTTAAACTGCGCGGCGCATACAACAAAATGGCGTATTTGTCAAGGGATTTGTTACAAAAAGGTGTAATTGCTGCCTCGGCGGGAAATCATGCTCAGGGAGTCGCTTTGGGAGCGCGGCAATTGGGAACCCAAGCGATTATCGTTATGCCTGTCACCACTCCCCAAGTCAAAATCGACGCGGTAAAAGCCCGGGGGGGAATTGTCGTCCTGCACGGTGACACCTACGATGATTCATACACCTACGCGCGGCAGTTAGAAGCGGAAAAAGGCTTAACTTTTATCCATCCCTTCGATGATCCAGAGGTAATCGCCGGCCAAGGTACGATCGGTATGGAAATTTTACGACAATATCAGCAACCGATCGAGGCGATTTTTGTCGCTATTGGCGGCGGTGGCTTAATATCAGGTATTGCAGCCTATGTCAAGCGTTTACGCCCAGAAATTAAAATTATCGGGGTAGAACCTGTGGACTCAGACGCGATGAATCAATCCCTAAAAGCCGGTTATCGGGTGCGTTTGTCTCAAGTGGGATTATTTGCCGATGGGGTAGCGGTGCGCGAGGTGGGAGAGGAGACTTTTCGTCTCTGTCAGCAGTATGTGGATGAGATTATCCTCGTGGATACGGATGATATTTGTGCGGCGATTAAGGATGTTTTTCAAGATACACGCTCGATTTTAGAACCTGCGGGGGCGTTAGCGGTAGCAGGAGCGAAAGCTTATGTAGAAAGAGAAGGAATTGAGGATAAAACCCTCGTTGCTGTGGCTTGTGGGGCGAATATGAACTTTGATCGTCTGCGGTTTGTGGCGGAAAGGGCCGAATTAGGGGAACGGCGCGAGGCGTTGTATGCTGTTACTATTCCCGAACAACCGGGCAGTTTACGGCGTTTTTGCGAATGTGTCGGCAAACGCAATTTAACCGAATTTAGTTATCGTATTGCCGATGAAAAAGAAGCGCATATTTTTGTCGGCGCCCAGATCGAAAATCGCAGCGATGCCAAGAAATTAGCCGAGAGTTTTGAAGCTTGTGGCTTTAAAACCCTCGATATTAGTGATGATGAATTGACTAAATTGCATCTGCGCCACATGGTGGGAGGGCGATCGCATTTAGCCGATTATGAATTATTTTATCGCTTCGAGTTTCCCGAACGACCGGGGGCTTTAATGAAATTTGTCGCCTCCATGAGTCCCCACTGGAATATCAGCGTTTTCCATTATCGCAATAACGGGGCCGATTATGGGCGCATCGTCGTGGGCATACAGGTCCCCCCCGATGAAATGAATCAATGGCAAGCTTTTCTCGATACTCTCGGCTATCGCTATTGGGATGAAAGTCAAAATCCGGCCTATCAGTTATTTTTAGGTTAA